The window CCTGCTGGTGGAAGGGGACGCCGCGGGGCGCGGTCATGGGGGTCTGTTCTGCCAGCGTGGTGTGAAGCTCCACGAGCACCGGGCCCGGCTCGGAGAGGAGCTGCGGCAGGCGGCGGCGCAGGTCCCCAGGGTTGTCGATCGCGCAGGCGTTCCGGTAGCCGGCCCCCTTCGCCATCGTCACGAAGTCCACGGTGAGTCCGCCCGGAATCGCCTGACTGCCGGAAGTGTGGTAGACGCCGTTTTTGAAGACGAGGTGCGTCAGGTTGCGCGGCGCGGCCGCGGCGATGGTGGCGAGAGAGCCGAGCTGCATGAGAAGCGATCCGTCTCCGTCGAACACGATCACGCGGCGCTCGGGCCGCGCGAGCGCCAGGCCCAGCCCGAGGGCCGAGGCGCCGCCCATGAAGCCGACGCAGGTCACGGAGAGGTCGTCCGGGGCGATCACCCGCCACGCCGGCGCGGTGGTCATGGTGGGAACGCAGATCGCGTCGCCACGGGCGGCGGCGATGGCGCGCAGCACGTCCTCGGGCTTCATCGCTCCTAGATTGTCTCCAGACCGACGAGGACGGCCGCCGGGCCCCGTCGCTCGCGGCTGAGCTTGTAGTACTCGCCGATCAGGCGGAGGTCCTCCGGACCCTCGAGCCGCGCGTGCGGGACACCGAAGGTGTCGAGCAGCGGCTCGCAGTAGCGGACCATGGAATGGCGGGACTCGGACGGGTCCCGGTCCCTCTCGCGGTGGAGCAGGCCGATCATGTAGAAGATGGGCACACGACCGTCGATCGCCACGCCACGGAGCGTGTTGACCGAGGCATAGAGACCGGCGTGCTGGATCATCACCACGCACGGCTCATCGCCGATGTAGAGGCCAGCGGCGATTGCGTTGGCCTCGTCCTCCGTGGCGCAGGTCAGGACCCGGATCGACGGCTCCTTCTCGAGGGCGGCCAACACCGTCCGCTGGTGCGTGTCCGGCACGCTCAGGATCCAACCGAGATGGTCGGATCTGTCCTCACGCCCCGTCGCAGACGCCGAGCGCGCCTCGCGGAAGACCTCCTTGAGCGTGTCGATGATCAGCGATGCGGGGATCGATTCGGGCACGAAACCTCCCTTCGACAATCGGAGGGGGCCTCGACGGCCCCCTCTGAGAGATCATAGGGGGGCGCCGCGGCCTCGTCAAGCTCCGCCGCGGGTGGCATGCCGCCGTGTCGTGTCAACGCGCAGCGGGGGAACGGTGTAGACTGGGCCCACCCACGCAGACCCTGGAGACCGGGCCCTCGCCAGCGCCGAGGGGCGGGAGCCGGTCTTCGAATGAAGCGAGGCACGACGATGGCTCTCCGCACGCCGCTCTGTGACCTGCTCGGGATCCGCTACCCGATCTGCCAGGCCGGGATGGGCTACGTGGCGCGCTCGGAGCTGGCCGCCGCAGTGTCCGAGGCCGGTGGCCTCGGCGTCCTGGCGGCCGCCCACAACACGCCGGCTGAACTCCGCGCCGAGATCCGCCGGGTGCGCGACGGGACCGATAAGCCCTTTGGCGTAGACATCCTGTTCGCGAGCGTGCGCGTTGCCGGCGCCGAGGCGGAGCGCTTCACCGACGCGGTGAAGGGCTGGGTGGACGTCACGCTCGAAGAGCGCGTGCCCGTCCTGATCGCGGGCCTGGGAACCCCCGGGCCCGTGACGGCTGAGGCTCACCGCCTCGGGATCAAGGTGATGGCGCTCTGCGGGAACGTAAAGCAAGCGCGCGACCATGCCGCGAACGGGGTCGACGTCGTGATCGCCCAGGGCCACGAGGCGGGCGGGCACACGGGTCGGATCGCGGGCCTGGTGCTGATCCCGGCGGTCGTCGACGCGGTGGCGCCGACCCCGGTGGTGGCAGCCGGCGGGATCGCCGACGGGCGCGGGCTCCTGGCGGCGCTCGCCCTCGGCGCGGTCGGCATCTGGATCGGGACGCGCTTCATCGCCACGGCCGAGGCCTACTGCCACGCCAACTACAAGGCGAAGATCGTCGCCATCGACGAGGAGGGGACCGTCGTCACGCGTGCGGCCACCGGCAAGCCGTGCCGGCTCATCCGGAACAACTTCACGCGCGAGTGGGAGAAGCGCGAGGCCGAGATCCAGCCGTTCCCGATCCAGGCGGAGCGCGTCGGCCGTCCGGCCGCCCTCCGCGCGCGCGAGGTCGGCGACATCGAGAACGGCAACGCCCCCTGCGGCCAGAGCGCGGGGCTGATCAGGGAGATCAGGCCGGCACGCGCGGTGATCGAGTCGCTGGTCTCCGAGGCCGAAGCTGTACTGGCGCGCCTGGGCGGCTGACGGGCGCGAGTGCTCTCAGAGCCCCGCGCGGCCCTCGATACGCGCCTTCAGCGCCTTGACCGTTTCCACGGCGCCATCCCGCCCGGCCCGCGCCAGCAGGAACGCCGGGAGCGTCGTTCGCCCGCCCATCGCGTAGGTGACCAGCGCCCCGTCTTCCCACTCGTCCACCTTCCAGTAGCCCCAGTGGTCACGGAAGAGGTCGTTGTCGCGGCTCTGGTCGAGCTCCCAGCGGAGGAGATGGGCCTCGGCATCGGCGTAGTTGTTCAGGAAGAAGCGGAAGGAAAACGGTCCCACCGCAACATGGTAGCTCACCAGCGTGCGGCCGGCGGAGCGCTCGATCACACGCGTTTCCTTCACGCGGGGGAAGAGCCCGGCGTGGCCGGAGAAGTCGAGGAGCGTGTCCCAGACGGTTTCGGGCTCGCTCTGGAGGTAGGCGAGCGCGGTCCCCCCCATGCCGACGCTCCCGTTGCGGCCCACGGGAACCTCGGCCCGGAACAGGATCGCCCCCGCTTTCAGAGCCGTGAGGTCGGTGTGGGAGAGGGAAGGACGCGCGGCAACTTCGCGCGCGTCGCCGATGGCCAGGAACAGCAGGAGGGATGCAATCGCAAGACGAATCACCGAGAGTCCTCCTTCACGGGAATGAGCACAACGCGCGGAGTTTCTCATATCTCACACCGGAAGTAAAGCGGAAACGCCCTGACGCGGAGCGCGGGCGGGCCGACCACGCTCGTCCCCTCGTGATATAATCGGGTGAACCCGCTCTGGAAGGAGGCAGGCATGGCCACCCTGACCGAGTCCAGGAAGAAAGCCCTCCGTCGCGAGCTGGAAGGGATCGTCGGCAAAGCTGCGGTGCTGTCAGACCCCGACGAGCTGCTCGTCTACGAGTCCGACGGCCTCACCCTCTTCCGCGCGTTGGCCGACTTCGTCGTGTTCCCGACGTCGGCCGAGCAGGTCTCGGCCATCGTCAAGCTCGCTGACCGGGAGGGGATTCCCTTCGTCGCGCGGGGCGCCGGCACGGGGCTCTCGGGCGGGTGCCTGCCGAGCGAGGGCGGTCTGGTCATCTCGCTGATGCGGATGAACCGGGTCCTCGAGGTCGACTACGACAACCAGGTGGCCGTGGTGGAGCCGGGGCTGGTGAACCTCCACCTCTCCTGGGCGGTGGGCCCGCGCGGCTACTACTACGCGCCGGATCCCTCGAGCCAGCAGGCGTGCACGCTCGGCGGCAACATCGCGAACAACTCCGGCGGTCCCCACACGCTCAAGTACGGCGTCACCACGAACCACGTCCTGGGGCTCGAGGTGGTGCTGCCGGACGGCGAGCTTGTCTGGCTCGGCGGCAAGACGCGCGACCCGCAGGGGTACGACCTGGTGGGCCTCTTCGTCGGCTCCGAAGGCACCTTCGGGATCGCGACGAAGATCGTGGTCCGGATCCTCAAGAAGCCCCAGGCGGTGAAGACGGTCCTCGCCATCTTCGACGAGATCGACCGGGCCTCGGAGGCGGTCTCGGCGATCATCGCCCGCGGCCTCGTGCCGGCGGCGCTGGAGATGATCGACCAGGTGACGATCCAGGCCGTCGAGGACGCCTTCGGCTGCGGCTATCCGCGGGACGCCGCCGCGGCCCTCCTCATCGAGCTCGACGGCCTCGCCGTCGGGATGGAGGCGCAGGTGGAGCGCGTCATCGCCGCGTGCCGTGAGTGCGGGGCGCGGGAGGTGCGGCTCGCGAAGGACGAGGCCGAACGTCAGCTCCTCTGGAAGGGACGGAAGTCCGCCTTCGGCGCCTACGGCCGTATCTCGCCCGCCTACATGGTCATGGACGGCGTCATCCCGCGGACGCGGCTCCCGTATGTCCTCCGGCGTGTGAATGAGATCGTGGCGACCCACAACCTCCGCGTCGGCAACGTGTTCCACGCCGGCGACGGCAACCTCCACCCCAACATCCTCTACGATCCGCGACGGCCGGGGGAGGAGGAGCGCGTGGTGCAGGCCGGCGCCGAGATCCTGAAGGTCTGCGCGGAGGTCGGCGGATCCATCTCGGGCGAGCACGGGATCGGCCTCGAGAAGATGGACTACATGCCGTTCATCTTCTCGCCGGCGGACCTGACCACGATGCACCGGGTGAAGGAAGCCTTCAACCCCCGCGGGCTCTGCAACCCGGGGAAGATCTTTCCGACGCGCAAGTCGTGCGTGGAGGTCGGGCCCGCCTACCGGCCCCACGCCATCGAAGAGAAAGGGCTCGCCCAGCGTTTCTGATGGCTGTGACGGCGAGCCCCGAGCCATCCGATCAGCGTGAACCCTGAGCTGCTCGAGAAAATCCGAGGCCTCGTCGGCCCTGAGCACTTCCTGACCGGCGTCGAGCTGTCGCCGTATGTCCTCGAAGGCCGGACGCCCGACGCGGCGGTCTTCCCGGGCTCGATCGAGGAGATCAGCGCCATCCTCGCGCTCGCCTCCGAGGCCGAGGTCCCCGTGACGCCCTGGGGCGGCGGCACGAAGATGGCCATCGGCTCGCCCCCGACGCGGGTCGGGCTGGTGCTCGGTCTCAAGCGCCTCGGGCGCCTGATCGAGCACGAGCCCGGCGACCTCACCGCCACGGTACAGGCCGGCATGTCCCTGGGCGCGTTCCAGGCCGAGGTCGGGCGGCGGGGGCAGTGGCTCTCGCTGGACCCCGGGTTCGCCGAGCAGGCAACGCTCGGCGGGATCCTGGCCACCAATGCCTCGGGGCCGCGCCGCCACCTCTACGGCACCGCTCGCGACCTCCTCATCGGCGTGACCGTGGTCGCGGCCGACGGCTCCGTCGTCAGGGGCGGCGGGAAGGTTGTGAAGAACGTGGCGGGCTACGACCTCCCCAAGCTCTACATCGGGTCGTTTGGAACCCTCGGAGTCATCGTAGAGGCGACCTTCAAGCTCAGGCCGCTCCCGGATGTGGACCGCTGCTTCCTGGCGCGCTTCGGCGGGCTCAAGGAGTGCGGGCTGGCGCTCAAGGAGCTTCTCACCTCCGACCTGATCCCCTCGGCGGTGGAGCTGCTGGACTCCGAGGCCGCCCGCGGCGCGGGGCTGGTCGCGGGGACGGACGGCGGCGGGACGCTGCTGGTGGGGTTCGACGGGCTCGAGGCGCAGGTGGGCTGGCAGTGCGAGGAGGCGCGCCGGCTCTTCGAGGCGGTGGGCCTCGTCGAGCACCGCGTCCTGGACGGGGCCGCGCGCGACCAGGCCTGGCGCGCGGCGAGCGAGCTGCCGCGGCGGGTCGTGGCCGAGGCCGCGGCCCAGATGAAGCTCGCGGTGCTGCCCGCGCACGTGACCGACGTCATCGAGCAGGCTGGTGGGGTCGCCCAGCGGCACAGCCTCGGGGCCGCTTTCGTCGCCCACGCCGGGATCGGGATCGCGCGGGGCGTCCTGACGGGGGGGCGGGACAGCGCAAGAGCGGTGGCGGACGTGCTCGGAGAATGGCGCGAGATCGCGAAGGCGGCCGGCGGCTCCGCTCTCGTCGAGTGGGCGCCCCTGGCGGTGAAAGAGGCGGCGGCCGTGTGGGACCCCCCGGGGCCCGCGTTCAGGATCATGCAGCGGATCAAGGCGCAGCTCGACCCGCGGGGCATTCTCAACCCGGGCCGCTTCGTCGGCGGCATCTGAGGACGCCCCATGGCCCACGGAGTCGCGACCGAACCCGTCCAGCTCGGCGCCGCCGGGTCGCTCCAGCTCCACGGGCTCGACGTGGACGGCGTCAACAAGTGCGTTCACTGCGGGCTCTGCCTCGCGTACTGTCCGACCTTCGCCGAGCTCGGCACCGAGATGGACTCGCCCCGGGGCCGGATCTTCCTGGTCAAGTCACTGGCCGAGGGGCGGATCGCGCTCACCGAGTCGGTGGTGAGCCACCTCTCGCTCTGCCTCGACTGCCGCGCCTGCGAGACCGTGTGCCCCGCGGGGGTCCCGTACGGCCAGCTCATCGAGGCCGCCAAGGCCGAGATCGAGCGTCAGCGGCCGGGGGGTCCGTTGCGGCGCCTCTTCCGCTGGGTCAACTTTGCCCTGCTCCTCCCCCGTCCCGGAATGCTCGGCCTCGCGGCCTCGCTCCTTCGCCTCTATCAGCGGAGCGGGCTCCAGGCCCTGGCGCGCGCGAGCGGGCTGGTCCGGCTGCTCCCGGGGACGCTCTCGGCGTGGGAGGCCCTGCTTCCCGAAGTCCCGCCGGCCTCCGAGCGGCCGCCGCTGCCCGAGCTTGTTCCCGGCGAGGGCGTGCGCCGGGCGCGGG is drawn from Candidatus Rokuibacteriota bacterium and contains these coding sequences:
- a CDS encoding nitronate monooxygenase translates to MALRTPLCDLLGIRYPICQAGMGYVARSELAAAVSEAGGLGVLAAAHNTPAELRAEIRRVRDGTDKPFGVDILFASVRVAGAEAERFTDAVKGWVDVTLEERVPVLIAGLGTPGPVTAEAHRLGIKVMALCGNVKQARDHAANGVDVVIAQGHEAGGHTGRIAGLVLIPAVVDAVAPTPVVAAGGIADGRGLLAALALGAVGIWIGTRFIATAEAYCHANYKAKIVAIDEEGTVVTRAATGKPCRLIRNNFTREWEKREAEIQPFPIQAERVGRPAALRAREVGDIENGNAPCGQSAGLIREIRPARAVIESLVSEAEAVLARLGG
- a CDS encoding thiamine pyrophosphate-binding protein, whose protein sequence is MPESIPASLIIDTLKEVFREARSASATGREDRSDHLGWILSVPDTHQRTVLAALEKEPSIRVLTCATEDEANAIAAGLYIGDEPCVVMIQHAGLYASVNTLRGVAIDGRVPIFYMIGLLHRERDRDPSESRHSMVRYCEPLLDTFGVPHARLEGPEDLRLIGEYYKLSRERRGPAAVLVGLETI
- a CDS encoding FAD-binding protein; its protein translation is MATLTESRKKALRRELEGIVGKAAVLSDPDELLVYESDGLTLFRALADFVVFPTSAEQVSAIVKLADREGIPFVARGAGTGLSGGCLPSEGGLVISLMRMNRVLEVDYDNQVAVVEPGLVNLHLSWAVGPRGYYYAPDPSSQQACTLGGNIANNSGGPHTLKYGVTTNHVLGLEVVLPDGELVWLGGKTRDPQGYDLVGLFVGSEGTFGIATKIVVRILKKPQAVKTVLAIFDEIDRASEAVSAIIARGLVPAALEMIDQVTIQAVEDAFGCGYPRDAAAALLIELDGLAVGMEAQVERVIAACRECGAREVRLAKDEAERQLLWKGRKSAFGAYGRISPAYMVMDGVIPRTRLPYVLRRVNEIVATHNLRVGNVFHAGDGNLHPNILYDPRRPGEEERVVQAGAEILKVCAEVGGSISGEHGIGLEKMDYMPFIFSPADLTTMHRVKEAFNPRGLCNPGKIFPTRKSCVEVGPAYRPHAIEEKGLAQRF
- a CDS encoding FAD-binding oxidoreductase, yielding MNPELLEKIRGLVGPEHFLTGVELSPYVLEGRTPDAAVFPGSIEEISAILALASEAEVPVTPWGGGTKMAIGSPPTRVGLVLGLKRLGRLIEHEPGDLTATVQAGMSLGAFQAEVGRRGQWLSLDPGFAEQATLGGILATNASGPRRHLYGTARDLLIGVTVVAADGSVVRGGGKVVKNVAGYDLPKLYIGSFGTLGVIVEATFKLRPLPDVDRCFLARFGGLKECGLALKELLTSDLIPSAVELLDSEAARGAGLVAGTDGGGTLLVGFDGLEAQVGWQCEEARRLFEAVGLVEHRVLDGAARDQAWRAASELPRRVVAEAAAQMKLAVLPAHVTDVIEQAGGVAQRHSLGAAFVAHAGIGIARGVLTGGRDSARAVADVLGEWREIAKAAGGSALVEWAPLAVKEAAAVWDPPGPAFRIMQRIKAQLDPRGILNPGRFVGGI
- a CDS encoding thiamine pyrophosphate-binding protein → MKPEDVLRAIAAARGDAICVPTMTTAPAWRVIAPDDLSVTCVGFMGGASALGLGLALARPERRVIVFDGDGSLLMQLGSLATIAAAAPRNLTHLVFKNGVYHTSGSQAIPGGLTVDFVTMAKGAGYRNACAIDNPGDLRRRLPQLLSEPGPVLVELHTTLAEQTPMTAPRGVPFHQQVHDLRAKLLRTAS
- a CDS encoding SRPBCC family protein, whose product is MIRLAIASLLLFLAIGDAREVAARPSLSHTDLTALKAGAILFRAEVPVGRNGSVGMGGTALAYLQSEPETVWDTLLDFSGHAGLFPRVKETRVIERSAGRTLVSYHVAVGPFSFRFFLNNYADAEAHLLRWELDQSRDNDLFRDHWGYWKVDEWEDGALVTYAMGGRTTLPAFLLARAGRDGAVETVKALKARIEGRAGL